A single region of the Drosophila takahashii strain IR98-3 E-12201 chromosome 2R, DtakHiC1v2, whole genome shotgun sequence genome encodes:
- the Mal-A4 gene encoding maltase A3 gives MATWTSLFLLLGLGLLAVDAATGPWWKTGSFYQIYPRSFKDTDGDGIGDLNGVTEKLEYLKEIGVTATWLSPFLKSPMADFGYDISDFKAVDPLFGTMEDFEEMVRRSKELGVKIILDFVPNHSSDECDWFVRSAAGEAEYKDYYIWHPGFLNEDGTRRPPTNWVSVFRGSAWEWHEGRQEYYLHQFHKKQPDFNFRNPVVREEMNNVLRFWLEKGVDGFRVDAIYHAFEIEADENGNYPDEPRNDWTDDPDEYGYTHKIYTVDQPETPHLVYEWRQILEQFQSDNGGDERILMVETWSPIEIVMDYYGNATADGAQIPFNFQLISNLHYDSDAYHYEYLINNWLNLMPEGKSANWVIGNHDKNRVGSRFGADRVDLFNILLLTLPGCSITYQGEELGMLDGYVSWEDTVDPQACNGYESNYMDNSRDPARTPMHWSDETMAGFTSGKSTWLPVSLDYRQRNVKTERGVSLSHLNVFKRLQQLRQEPTIEEGSAEVKAVSNYVLAVKRHLSGDYVYISLFNIFDSIENVNLSTVFGSLPANFQYALVTEKSIKKVGDQVAASSVTLMPHEAIVLRSTTTV, from the exons ATGGCCACTTGGACTAGCCTGTTCTTGCTGTTGGGCCTTGGCCTTCTGGCCGTCGATGCGGCGACGGGACCCTGGTGGAAAACGGGTTCCTTCTATCAGATCTACCCCAGATCCTTCAAAGACACCGACGGCGATGGAATCGGAGACTTGAACGGAGTGACCGAGAAGCTGGAGTACCTGAAGGAGATCGGCGTGACCGCCACCTGGCTGTCGCCCTTCCTCAAGTCGCCGATGGCCGACTTTGGCTACGATATTTCCGACTTCAAGGCGGTCGATCCCCTCTTCGGAACGATGGAGGACTTCGAGGAGATGGTCAGGCGATCCAAGGAGCTGGGCGTGAAGATCATCCTCGATTTTGTGCCCAATCACTCGAGCGATGAATGCGACTGGTTTGTGCGATCGGCCGCCGGTGAGGCGGAGTACAAGGACTACTACATCTGGCACCCGGGATTCCTCAACGAGGACGGCACCCGTCGGCCGCCCACCAACTGGGTGAGCGTGTTCCGCGGCAGCGCCTGGGAGTGGCACGAGGGTCGCCAGGAGTACTACCTCCACCAGTTCCACAAGAAGCAGCCGGACTTCAACTTCCGCAATCCCGTGGTGCGCGAGGAGATGAACAACGTGCTGCGTTTCTGGCTGGAGAAAGGTGTCGATGGGTTCCGAGTGGATGCCATTTACCACGCCTTCGAGATCGAGGCCGACGAGAATGGCAACTATCCCGATGAGCCCCGCAACGACTGGACCGACGACCCAGATGAGTACGGCTACACCCACAAGATCTACACCGTGGACCAGCCGGAGACCCCGCACTTGGT CTACGAATGGCGTCAGATCCTCGAGCAGTTCCAGTCCGACAACGGCGGCGATGAGCG CATTTTAATGGTGGAGACCTGGTCGCCCATCGAGATCGTAATGGATTATTACGGCAATGCGACCGCCGACGGAGCCCAGATACCGTTCAACTTCCAGCTGATAAGCAATCTGCACTACGATTCCGATGCCTATCACTACGAGTACTTGATTAACAACTGGCTTAATCTGATGCCAGAGGGCAAGAGCGCCAACTGGGTG ATTGGCAACCACGACAAGAACCGTGTGGGCTCCCGCTTCGGAGCCGATCGGGTTGACCTCTTCAACATCCTGCTGCTGACCCTGCCCGGCTGCAGCATCACCTACCAGGGCGAGGAACTGGGCATGCTCGACGGCTACGTCTCCTGGGAGGACACCGTGGACCCGCAGGCCTGCAATGGCTACGAGTCCAACTACATGGACAACTCTCGGGATCCGGCTCGCACTCCGATGCACTGGTCGGATGAAACGATGGCCGGATTCACGAGCGGCAAGAGCACCTGGCTGCCGGTTTCCCTGGACTATCGCCAAAGGAACGTGAAGACCGAGCGCGGAGTGTCCCTGAGCCACCTGAACGTGTTCAAGCGCCTGCAACAGCTGCGCCAGGAGCCCACCATCGAGGAGGGATCCGCCGAGGTCAAGGCCGTTAGCAACTACGTTCTGGCTGTTAAGCG CCATTTGAGCGGCGACTACGTCTACATCTCGCTGTTCAACATTTTCGACTCCATCGAGAACGTCAATCTATCTACTGTCTTTGGCAGCCTGCCCGCCAACTTCCAGTACGCCCTGGTCACCGAAAAGTCCATCAAGAAGGTCGGGGATCAGGTGGCCGCCAGCAGTGTCACCCTCATGCCCCACGAGGCCATTGTGCTTCGCTCCACCACAACCGTTTAG
- the Mal-A5 gene encoding maltase A3, translating into MIKHRLGALLVVLLQVLCLTRGQPLPHYHADFVDIEDQPADLKWWQTGAFYQIYPRSFKDSDGDGVGDLNGIAEQLPYLKELGITATWLSPIFTSPMADFGYDIANFTEIAPIFGTMADFEHLLAEAKRLDIKIILDFVPNHSSDECEWFRQSAERHPDFADFYVWHPGRVENGTRRPPSNWISVFRGSAWEWHEGRQEYYLHQFVKKQPDLNYRNPKVRETMNNVLRFWLEKGVAGFRIDAVPHVFEIAPDAQNQYRDEPRNDWDNDPEDYGYLQHIYTKDQPETIDLVYSWRAVLDSFQREHGGEDRILMAETYSPIEIVMQYYGNATAEGAQLPFNFLLISDLSNSSNAHDYEQTGLKWLQHMPQGRTANWVLGNHDQPRVGSRLGRDRVDMLNMLTGTLPGASVTYQGEELGMTNVWISWKDTVDPSACNTNPSIYERYSRDPERTPFQWTDAQDAGFSNASKTWLPIALDYKQVNVELERQRPLSHLNVFKQLWQLRRQSQTLQRGQTEVKALSDAVLAVKRYLERDSTYLTLLNIYDGVETINLQQSFPGLPPQLTVVLVTERSQVKVGDLVNSSWVQLQPKDSLILQSSSSYYSYATNGETRFLPILGFYLWLAQVALYLSNR; encoded by the exons ATGATTAAACACCGCCTGGGGGCATTGCTCGTGGTACTGCTCCAAGTTCTCTGCTTAACACGGGGCCAACCTTTACCGCACTACCATGCGGATTTCGTGGACATCGAAGATCAGCCCGCAGATCTCAAGTGGTGGCAGACGGGCGCCTTCTACCAGATATATCCAAGGTCATTTAAAGACAGCGACGGCGATGGCGTAGGTGATCTAAATG GCATCGCGGAGCAACTGCCCTACCTCAAGGAGCTGGGCATCACGGCCACTTGGCTGTCGCCAATCTTCACCTCACCGATGGCAGATTTCGGCTACGACATAGCCAACTTCACTGAGATAGCGCCTATTTTCGGAACCATGGCGGACTTTGAACACCTGCTGGCGGAGGCCAAGAGACTGGACATCAAGATCATCCTGGACTTTGTGCCCAACCACTCGAGTGACGAGTGCGAGTGGTTCCGTCAGTCGGCGGAGCGTCATCCGGACTTCGCAGACTTCTACGTTTGGCATCCTGGTAGAGTGGAGAACGGCACCCGTCGACCGCCCTCCAATTGGATCAGCGTCTTCCGCGGAAGTGCTTGGGAATGGCACGAAGGTCGTCAGGAGTACTATCTGCACCAGTTCGTGAAGAAGCAGCCAGACTTGAACTATCGCAATCCAAAAGTTCGAGAGACCATGAAT AACGTTCTGAGATTTTGGCTTGAAAAGGGCGTCGCTGGCTTTCGTATTGATGCGGTTCCCCATGTCTTTGAGATAGCGCCGGATGCTCAGAATCAGTACCGCGACGAGCCGCGAAACGATTGGGACAACGACCCCGAGGACTACGGCTATCTGCAGCACATCTACACCAAGGACCAGCCGGAGACCATTGACCTGGTCTACTCGTGGCGCGCGGTGCTCGACTCTTTCCAGCGGGAGCACGGCGGCGAGGATCGCATCTTAATGGCCGAGACCTATTCACCCATCGAGATCGTGATGCAGTACTACGGCAATGCGACGGCGGAGGGCGCTCAGCTGCCGTTCAACTTTCTGCTGATAAGCGACCTGTCCAACTCGTCGAATGCCCATGACTATGAGCAAACGGGTCTCAAGTGGCTGCAGCACATGCCCCAGGGTCGCACAGCCAACTGGGTG CTGGGCAACCACGACCAACCCCGAGTGGGCTCTCGTTTGGGTCGGGATCGGGTGGACATGCTGAACATGCTCACTGGCACGCTGCCCGGCGCCAGTGTCACCTACCAGGGAGAGGAGCTGGGCATGACCAATGTGTGGATCTCGTGGAAGGACACCGTGGATCCCTCGGCCTGCAACACCAATCCGAGCATCTACGAGCGGTACTCCCGCGATCCTGAGCGCACGCCCTTCCAGTGGACCGACGCCCAGGATGCGGGCTTCAGCAATGCCAGCAAGACCTGGCTGCCCATCGCCCTGGACTACAAGCAGGTCAACGTGGAGCTGGAGCGGCAGAGGCCGCTGAGTCACCTGAACGTCTTCAAGCAGCTCTGGCAGTTGAGGAGGCAATCGCAGACCCTCCAGCGCGGTCAGACCGAAGTAAAGGCCCTCAGCGACGCAGTGCTGGCCGTCAAACG CTATCTCGAACGTGACTCGACCTATTTGACCCTGCTGAACATTTACGACGGCGTGGAGACCATCAATCTGCAGCAGAGCTTCCCCGGCTTGCCTCCTCAGCTCACAGTTGTGCTGGTCACAGAGCGATCTCAAGTCAAAGTGGG TGATCTCGTCAACTCCTCATGGGTACAACTGCAGCCCAAGGACTCGCTGATCCTGCAGTCCAGCTCCTCCTATTACAGCTATGCCACCAATGGCGAGACTCGTTTTCTGCCCATTCTGGGCTTTTATCTCTGGCTGGCTCAAGTGGCGCTCTATCTGAGCAATCGATGA
- the Mal-A6 gene encoding maltase A3, translated as MACLNQLIIAILLLGVQCALGRAAAVDLDLDLERATTTTDTTRDWWQVAQFYQIYPRSYKDSNGDGIGDLQGIISKLDYLKEIGVTATWLSPIYSSPMADFGYDISDFYDIQPEYGTLADFDELIVEANKRNIKIILDFVPNHSSDENVWFQKSVKREKGYEDYYMWHDGYVNATTGEREPPSNWLQAFRGSAWEWNAERQQYYLHQFAVKQPDLNYRNPAVVAQMKRVLTYWLDRGVAGFRMDAVPWCFEVLPDAEGRYPDEPLSGYTDDPDDSSYLKHIYTQDLRETVEMVFQWRTLLDDYQRIHGGDTRVIMVETYSGLDYVMQFYGNRTTKGAQMPFNFQFIIGGNGDKNNTQLKAAGFVKIINSWLTQMPAGQTANWVMGNHDQRRVGSRYGENRIDLMNMLQMFLPGVSITYQGEELGMTDLDISWEDSRDPAACNSNANIYEQFTRDPARTPFQWSDEANAGFSTNATTWLPINPNYVTVNAKTENATSPSHLSLYKQLVELRKLKTLQLGATRYASVGDNVVAIRRHLSGEATYVLVANVLDTSVSAVDVASAVYATGSYKIKLLNPQAKATVGDSVTLSNLSLEPYAALILESV; from the exons atgGCGTGTTTGAATCAGTTAATCATAGCGATACTCCTCCTGGGGGTACAATGCGCCCTTGGGAGAGCGGCAGCAGTGGATCTGGATCTGGATCTTGAGagggccaccaccaccacggaCACCACTAGGGATTGGTGGCAAGTCGCCCAGTTCTATCAGATCTATCCGAGATCCTACAAGGACTCGAATGGCGATGGCATCGGCGACCTGCAGGGCATCATCTCCAAGCTGGACTACCTGAAGGAGATCGGGGTGACGGCCACCTGGCTGTCGCCCATTTACAGCTCGCCCATGGCGGACTTTGGCTACGACATCTCCGACTTCTACGACATTCAGCCTGAGTACGGAACCCTCGCGGACTTCGATGAGCTGATTGTGGAGGCCAACAAGCGGAACATCAAGATCATCCTCGACTTTGTGCCCAATCACTCGAGCGACGAGAACGTTTGGTTCCAGAAGTCGGTGAAGCGGGAGAAGGGCTACGAGGACTACTACATGTGGCACGATGGCTATGTGAATGCCACCACTGGGGAGAGGGAGCCGCCCTCCAACTGGCTGCAGGCCTTCCGCGGAAGCGCCTGGGAGTGGAACGCGGAGCGCCAGCAGTACTACCTCCACCAGTTCGCCGTCAAGCAGCCGGATCTGAACTACCGCAATCCCGCGGTGGTGGCCCAAATGAAGCGGGTGCTCACCTATTGGTTGGACCGCGGAGTGGCTGGCTTCCGCATGGACGCGGTGCCCTGGTGCTTCGAGGTTCTCCCGGACGCCGAAGGTCGCTATCCCGACGAGCCTCTCAGTGGCTACACGGACGACCCGGATGATTCCTCTTACCTGAAACACATCTACACCCAGGATCTGCGGGAAACCGTGGAGATGGTGTTCCAGTGGCGCACCCTGCTCGATGATTACCAGCGGATCCACGGCGGCGACACGCGAGTCATCATGGTGGAGACCTATTCGGGCCTGGACTACGTAATGCAGTTCTACGGCAATCGCACCACCAAGGGCGCTCAGATGCCCTTCAACTTCCAGTTCATCATCGGCGGCAACGGGGACAAGAACAACACGCAGCTCAAGGCGGCGGGATTCGTGAAGATCATCAACAGCTGGTTGACCCAGATGCCCGCCGGTCAGACAGCCAACTGGGTG ATGGGCAATCATGACCAGCGGCGGGTGGGCAGTCGGTATGGGGAGAACCGCATCGACTTGATGAACATGCTGCAGATGTTCCTGCCCGGCGTGAGCATCACCTACCAGGGCGAGGAGCTGGGCATGACGGATCTGGACATCAGCTGGGAGGACAGTCGCGATCCGGCGGCCTGCAACTCCAACGCGAATATATACGAGCAGTTTACCCGTGATCCAGCTAGGACTCCCTTCCAGTGGAGCGATGAGGCCAACGCTGGGTTCTCGACCAACGCCACCACCTGGCTGCCCATCAACCCGAACTACGTGACCGTGAATGCCAAGACCGAGAATGCCACGAGTCCCAGTCATCTGAGCCTGTACAAGCAGCTGGTGGAGCTGCGCAAGCTGAAGACCCTGCAGTTGGGCGCCACTCGGTACGCGAGTGTGGGCGACAATGTGGTGGCCATCAGGAGGCATCTGAGTGGGGAAGCCACCTATGTGCTGGTGGCCAATGTCCTGGACACCAGTGTCTCCGCTGTGGATGTGGCCAGTGCCGTCTATGCCACTGGCAGCTACAAGATCAAGCTGCTCAATCCGCAGGCCAAGGCCACAGTTGG CGACAGCGTCACACTCAGCAACTTGTCGTTGGAGCCATACGCAGCCCTGATTTTGGAGTCTGTCTAG
- the Mal-A7 gene encoding maltase A1, translating to MLRIRLDLLGLLACGLVILSPPIRSCETTTTTAATKDWWQNAQFYQIYPRSFMDSDGDGIGDLNGITSKLEYLKDLGVTAAWLSPIFTSPMVDFGYDISDFYDIQPEYGTLDDFRALIKRAKELDLKIILDFVPNHSSDENEWFQKSVNREKGYEDYYVWHDGKVNASTGEREPPSNWLQAFRGSAWQWNEVRQQYYLHQFAVQQADLNYRNPLVVEQMKRVLRYWLDLGVAGFRCDAVPVLFEIEPDADGQYADEEVSGLTDDVDARNYLKSDLIENRQETIDMAYQWRVVMDDYQRIHGGDTRVLLIETYAPPAYTMQFYGNRSVAGAHLPFNFNLITVLASEGFSAGSIKTAVDNWLDNLPAGRTANWVIGNHDQRRAASRYGAANADAMNMLVMVLPGASVTYQGEELGMTDGEISWEDTQDPAACNSNSETYEQFTRDPSRTPFQWTSGTNAGFSSASKTWLPLAADYQTVNVETEQAAQRSHLKIYKSLVHLRNSSSTLQNGSTKYGVISENVFVVKRYLAGSASIIYVANFASKGVTVNLYDFDKTLPTHLTLLIRSLQSAKSEGSLFEVTGLSLAAGEALLLTTSSSSRLDFL from the exons ATGCTGAGAATACGGTTGGATCTTTTGGGCCTACTGGCTTGTGGCCTGGTTATCCTGTCGCCGCCAATCAGGTCCTGTGAAACCACAACCACAACTGCGGCCACAAAGGACTGGTGGCAAAATGCCCAGTTCTATCAGATTTACCCCCGCTCCTTCATGGACTCCGATGGCGACGGCATTGGCGATTTGAATGGCATCACCAGCAAACTGGAGTACTTGAAAGACCTAGGGGTCACTGCGGCCTGGCTGTCGCCCATTTTCACCTCGCCCATGGTGGACTTTGGCTACGATATCTCCGACTTCTATGACATTCAACCGGAGTACGGAACCCTTGATGACTTCAGGGCCCTGATCAAGCGAGCGAAGGAGCTGGACCTGAAGATCATACTGGACTTCGTGCCCAATCACTCGAGTGACGAGAACGAGTGGTTCCAGAAGTCGGTGAATCGGGAGAAGGGCTACGAGGACTACTACGTGTGGCATGACGGAAAGGTGAATGCCTCCACTGGGGAGAGGGAACCCCCCTCCAACTGGCTACAGGCCTTCCGGGGAAGCGCCTGGCAGTGGAACGAGGTGCGCCAGCAGTACTACCTCCACCAGTTCGCCGTGCAGCAGGCCGACCTGAACTACCGCAACCCGCTGGTCGTGGAGCAGATGAAGCGGGTACTTCGCTACTGGCTGGACCTCGGAGTAGCCGGGTTCCGTTGCGATGCCGTGCCCGTGCTCTTCGAGATCGAACCCGATGCAGATGGTCAGTATGCCGACGAGGAGGTCAGTGGACTGACCGATGACGTCGACGCTCGCAACTACCTGAAGAGCGACCTCATCGAGAACCGGCAGGAGACCATTGACATGGCCTACCAGTGGCGTGTGGTGATGGACGACTACCAGCGCATCCATGGCGGCGACACGAGGGTTCTCCTGATTGAGACCTACGCTCCGCCTGCCTACACAATGCAGTTCTACGGCAATCGCTCGGTGGCGGGTGCCCACCTGCCCTTCAACTTCAACCTGATAACGGTGCTGGCCAGCGAAGGCTTCTCGGCGGGATCCATAAAGACGGCAGTGGACAACTGGCTGGACAACCTGCCCGCCGGACGCACCGCCAACTGGGTGATTGGCAACCACGATCAGCGAAGGGCGGCGAGTCGCTATGGAGCGGCCAATGCGGATGCCATGAACATGCTGGTCATGGTCCTCCCGGGCGCCAGTGTCACCTACCAGGGCGAGGAGCTGGGCATGACCGATGGCGAGATCAGTTGGGAGGACACTCAGGACCCGGCGGCCTGCAACTCGAACTCGGAGACCTACGAGCAGTTCACCCGCGATCCCTCGCGAACTCCCTTCCAGTGGACGAGTGGCACCAATGCCGGGTTCTCAAGTGCATCGAAGACCTGGTTGCCTCTGGCGGCGGACTACCAAACGGTGAATGTGGAAACGGAGCAGGCAGCCCAGCGATCCCATCTGAAAATCTACAAGTCTTTGGTTCATCTGAGGAACTCCTCATCGACGCTGCAAAATGGATCCACCAAATACGGAGTGATTAGTGAAAACGTGTTCGTGGTTAAGCG CTACCTCGCCGGCTCTGCATCCATAATTTATGTGGCCAACTTTGCCAGCAAGGGTGTCACCGTGAATTTATACGACTTCGACAAGACGCTGCCCACCCACTTGACGCTCCTCATCCGCAGCCTGCAGTCCGCCAAGTCGGAGGG CTCGCTGTTCGAGGTCACTGGATTGAGTCTGGCGGCCGGCGAGGCCTTGCTATTGACTACCAGCAGTTCTTCCCGACTCGATTTCCTATGA
- the Mal-A8 gene encoding maltase A1, whose translation MELLSLLTLLVLAIAEGCQLQSSASETTKDWWQTAQFYQIYPRSFKDSDGDGIGDLNGITSKLEYLKDLGVTAAWLSPIFTSPMVDFGYDISDFYDIQPEYGTLDDFRALIKRAKELDLKIILDFVPNHSSDKNSWFVKSVNREKGYEDYYVWHDGKVNASTGEREPPTNWLQYFRGSAWEWNEVRQQYYLHQFAVQQPDLNYRNPLVVDQMKRVRRYWLNEGVSGFRCDALPPLFEVLPNAEGQFPDEAVSGATEDSEDRNYLTTTYIENQPETIDMVYQWRTVLDDYKRIYGGNSSVLLIETYSPAWFSMQFYGNRSTEGAHLPFNFNLITVMEQEGLNASNVKEAIDLWLKNMPAGRTANWVLGNHDKRRAASRYGKEHIDAMNTLVMILPGASVTYQGEEIGMTDGEISWEDTVDPWACNSNANIYEQYTRDPERTPFQWTGGTNAGFTNGSTTWLPLAEGYETINVETELSADRSHLKIYKALVALRKSSKTLQNGSTKYDTISEDVFVVQRSLTNSATIVGVINFGSVAKTIDLSQFDKNRTESLQLLIRSIDSTKAEGTRYDPKTLSLDPAEALVLTTE comes from the exons ATGGAGCTTCTGTCGCTTCTAACACTTTTGGTATTGGCCATTGCTGAGGGCTGTCAGCTTCAGAGCTCCGCCAGCGAAACGACCAAGGACTGGTGGCAAACGGCCCAGTTCTATCAGATCTACCCGCGCTCCTTCAAGGACTCAGATGGCGATGGCATTGGCGACTTGAACGGCATCACCAGCAAACTGGAGTACTTGAAAGACCTAGGGGTCACTGCTGCCTGGCTGTCGCCCATTTTCACCTCGCCCATGGTGGACTTTGGCTACGATATCTCCGACTTCTATGACATTCAGCCGGAGTACGGCACCCTTGATGACTTCAGGGCTCTGATCAAGCGAGCCAAAGAGCTAGACCTGAAGATCATCTTGGACTTTGTTCCCAATCACTCGAGTGACAAGAACTCCTGGTTTGTGAAGTCGGTGAACCGGGAGAAGGGCTACGAGGACTACTACGTGTGGCATGACGGAAAGGTGAATGCCTCCACTGGGGAGAGGGAACCCCCTACCAACTGGCTGCAGTACTTCCGTGGAAGTGCCTGGGAATGGAATGAGGTGCGTCAGCAGTACTACCTCCACCAGTTTGCAGTACAGCAGCCCGATCTTAACTACCGTAATCCCCTGGTTGTCGACCAGATGAAGCGAGTGCGGCGCTACTGGCTGAATGAGGGCGTTTCCGGTTTCCGGTGCGATGCTCTGCCTCCGCTCTTTGAGGTCTTACCGAATGCGGAGGGGCAGTTTCCCGACGAAGCTGTGAGCGGGGCCACCGAGGACTCGGAGGATCGCAACTATTTGACCACCACGTACATCGAGAATCAGCCGGAGACCATCGACATGGTTTACCAGTGGCGCACTGTGCTCGACGATTACAAGCGTATTTACGGCGGCAACTCGAGCGTTCTGCTCATCGAAACCTACTCCCCCGCCTGGTTCAGCATGCAGTTCTACGGAAATAGGAGCACCGAGGGAGCCCACCTGCCCTTcaacttcaacctgatcacgGTGATGGAGCAGGAGGGTCTGAATGCCAGCAACGTGAAGGAGGCGATTGATTTGTGGCTGAAAAACATGCCAGCAGGTCGCACGGCCAATTGGGTG TTGGGGAACCACGACAAGCGCAGGGCCGCCAGTCGGTATGGCAAGGAGCACATTGATGCCATGAACACGCTGGTCATGATCCTGCCGGGCGCCAGTGTCACCTACCAGGGCGAGGAGATCGGCATGACCGACGGCGAGATCAGCTGGGAGGACACCGTGGACCCGTGGGCCTGCAACTCGAATGCCAACATCTACGAGCAGTACACCCGGGATCCCGAGAGGACCCCCTTCCAGTGGACAGGTGGCACCAATGCCGGGTTCACCAATGGCTCCACCACCTGGTTGCCACTGGCCGAAGGCTACGAGACCATAAACGTGGAAACGGAATTGAGTGCCGATCGTTCTCATTTGAAGATCTACAAGGCCTTGGTGGCCCTACGCAAATCATCCAAGACTCTGCAGAATGGCTCCACGAAGTACGATACAATATCGGAGGATGTCTTTGTAGTTCAAAG ATCTCTGACCAACTCAGCCACAATTGTTGGGGTCATCAACTTTGGGTCGGTGGCCAAAACCATTGACTTGAGTCAGTTTGACAAGAATCGCACCGAAAGCTTGCAGCTTCTCATCAGAAGTATTGACTCCACAAAAGCAGAAGG CACTCGTTACGATCCGAAAACCTTGAGCCTGGACCCCGCGGAAGCCCTAGTTTTAACCACCGAATAA